A portion of the Juglans microcarpa x Juglans regia isolate MS1-56 chromosome 1D, Jm3101_v1.0, whole genome shotgun sequence genome contains these proteins:
- the LOC121239220 gene encoding secreted RxLR effector protein 161-like yields the protein MLLVYLSDPGLTHQKAAKKVLTYMQRTKDLVLTYWWSDILDVVGYSDADFAGCLDDRISTSGYAFMMTGGAVSWKSVKQTLTTSSTMEAQYVTCYEATCQAI from the coding sequence ATGTTGTTGGTGTACTTGAGTGATCCTGGTTTGACTCACCAGAAAGCTGCAAAGAAAGTACTTACGTATATGCAACGCACCAAAGATCTAGTACTTACATATTGGTGGTCTGACATTCTTGATGTAGTTGGATATTCTGATGCAGATTTTGCGGGTTGTTTAGATGACAGGATATCTACTTCTGGTTATGCTTTTATGATGACAGGAGGAGCTGTTTCTTGGAAAAGTGTCAAACAGACACTTACAACTTCCTCTACAATGGAGGCACAGTATGTAACTTGTTATGAGGCTACTTGTCAGGCTATATAG